In Calonectris borealis chromosome 8, bCalBor7.hap1.2, whole genome shotgun sequence, a single genomic region encodes these proteins:
- the VAMP4 gene encoding vesicle-associated membrane protein 4 isoform X5, with amino-acid sequence MQENITKVIERGERLDDLQDKSESLSDNATAFSNRAKQLRRQMWWRGCKMKAIMALVAVILLLVIIGRRSNSALCMQNDVFQGSKQPSTAAQTFRAAGSGGFSSHRSWPGAALELFLLLRQNPRGPLSC; translated from the exons ATGCAGGAGAACATCACGAAGGTGATTGAAAGAGGCGAGCGGCTGGATGACCTGCAGGATAAATCAG AAAGTTTATCAGACAACGCAACAGCTTTTAGCAACAGAGCCAAGCAGCTTCGGAGACAGATGTGGTGGCGAGGCTGCAAG ATGAAGGCGATCATGGCGCTGGTGGCGGTCATTCTGCTGCTCGTGATCATCG GCAGAAGAAGTAATTCAGCCCTCTGCATGCAGAATGATGTGTTCCAGGGATCCAAgcagcccagcacagcagcacagacctTCCGTGCCGCTGGGTCCGGAGGGTTTTCCTCCCACCGATCATGGCCGGGGGCAGCTCTCGAACTGTTCTTGTTACTTCGGCAAAACCCTCGCGGCCCGTTGTCCTGCTGA
- the VAMP4 gene encoding vesicle-associated membrane protein 4 isoform X1, giving the protein MPPKFKRHLNDDEVTGSVKSERRNLLEEDSDEEEDFFLRGPSGPRFGPRNDKIRHVQNQVDEVIDVMQENITKVIERGERLDDLQDKSESLSDNATAFSNRAKQLRRQMWWRGCKMKAIMALVAVILLLVIIGRRSNSALCMQNDVFQGSKQPSTAAQTFRAAGSGGFSSHRSWPGAALELFLLLRQNPRGPLSC; this is encoded by the exons ATGCCTCCGAAATTCAAGCGGCACCTGAACGACGACGAGGTGACGGGCTCGGTGAAGAGCGAGCGG aggAACCTGTTGGAGGAAGATTCGGATGaagaggaagactttttttt GAGAGGGCCTTCTGGACCAAGATTTGGACCCAGGAATGACAAGATCAGGCA CGTCCAGAACCAAGTGGACGAAGTCATCGACGTTATGCAGGAGAACATCACGAAGGTGATTGAAAGAGGCGAGCGGCTGGATGACCTGCAGGATAAATCAG AAAGTTTATCAGACAACGCAACAGCTTTTAGCAACAGAGCCAAGCAGCTTCGGAGACAGATGTGGTGGCGAGGCTGCAAG ATGAAGGCGATCATGGCGCTGGTGGCGGTCATTCTGCTGCTCGTGATCATCG GCAGAAGAAGTAATTCAGCCCTCTGCATGCAGAATGATGTGTTCCAGGGATCCAAgcagcccagcacagcagcacagacctTCCGTGCCGCTGGGTCCGGAGGGTTTTCCTCCCACCGATCATGGCCGGGGGCAGCTCTCGAACTGTTCTTGTTACTTCGGCAAAACCCTCGCGGCCCGTTGTCCTGCTGA
- the VAMP4 gene encoding vesicle-associated membrane protein 4 isoform X3, whose protein sequence is MGGTDGRHENNPPSTRRGPSGPRFGPRNDKIRHVQNQVDEVIDVMQENITKVIERGERLDDLQDKSESLSDNATAFSNRAKQLRRQMWWRGCKMKAIMALVAVILLLVIIGRRSNSALCMQNDVFQGSKQPSTAAQTFRAAGSGGFSSHRSWPGAALELFLLLRQNPRGPLSC, encoded by the exons ATGGGAGGGACTGATGGGAGACATGAGAACAATCCTCCATCCACAAG GAGAGGGCCTTCTGGACCAAGATTTGGACCCAGGAATGACAAGATCAGGCA CGTCCAGAACCAAGTGGACGAAGTCATCGACGTTATGCAGGAGAACATCACGAAGGTGATTGAAAGAGGCGAGCGGCTGGATGACCTGCAGGATAAATCAG AAAGTTTATCAGACAACGCAACAGCTTTTAGCAACAGAGCCAAGCAGCTTCGGAGACAGATGTGGTGGCGAGGCTGCAAG ATGAAGGCGATCATGGCGCTGGTGGCGGTCATTCTGCTGCTCGTGATCATCG GCAGAAGAAGTAATTCAGCCCTCTGCATGCAGAATGATGTGTTCCAGGGATCCAAgcagcccagcacagcagcacagacctTCCGTGCCGCTGGGTCCGGAGGGTTTTCCTCCCACCGATCATGGCCGGGGGCAGCTCTCGAACTGTTCTTGTTACTTCGGCAAAACCCTCGCGGCCCGTTGTCCTGCTGA
- the MYOC gene encoding myocilin produces MLGAWLLLWGGLALGCRGETAFLQRADDSAGRCTYSFTVASPVEAACPDASGVPEMRAELAALAARLSRLESRERGAGGSGPRGGEAGAARLEAAYSELLRAKSRLEEDKGRLEREKEELGRRLESSTQEITRLRATRCPPGGEGPGRDALRAPGKASRWDPQPLAYQELQSERTEVPASQLLEETTLGRPGSKDSGCGELVWVGEPLVFGRAESIAGKYGVWMKDPEPVPPFTRETTWRVDAVGTEVRQLFQYEAAEQLAQGYPTKVHVLPRPLESTGAVIYRGGLFFQPRRSRAVARYDLRGEAVTAEREIPGAGYHGQYPYSWGGYTDIDLAVDETGLWVIYSTEKARGAIVLSKLDPETLEIRRTWETNIRKRGVANSFVICGTLYTVSSYSAPNATINFAYDTATGTSRALSIPFENRFRYLSMVDYNPAERQLFAWDSFNMVTYPIRLSRL; encoded by the exons ATGCTGGgggcctggctgctgctctgggggGGCCTGGCCCTGGGCTGCCGGGGCGAGACGGCCTTTCTCCAGCGTGCCGATGACAGCGCCGGGCGTTGCACCTACTCCTTCACGGTGGCCAGCCCCGTCGAGGCCGCCTGCCCCGATGCCAGCGGCGTGCCGGAGATGCGGGCCGAGCTGGCCGCCCTCGCCGCCCGCCTGAGCCGGCTGGAgagccgggagcggggcgcggggggctcaGGGCCGCGAGGAGGTGAGGCAGGGGCTGCTCGCCTGGAGGCCGCCTACAGCGAGCTGCTGCGGGCCAAGTCCCGGCTGGAGGAGGACAAGGGGCGGCTGGAGCGGGAGaaagaggagctggggaggcggctggagagcagcacccAGGAGATCACCCGGCTGCGGGCcacccgctgcccccccggcGGAGAGGGGCCCGGCCGCGACGCCCTGCGTGCCCCCGGCAAAG CCTCCCGCTGGGACCCACAGCCCCTCGCCTACCAGGAGCTGCAGTCGGAGAGGACGGAGGTTCCTGCgtcccagctgctggaggagacgACGCTCGGCCGCCCGGGGAGCAAGGACTCGG GCTGCGGTGAGCTGGTGTGGGTGGGGGAGCCCCTCGTCTTCGGCCGGGCAGAGTCCATCGCCGGCAAGTACGGTGTGTGGATGAAGGACCCCGAGCCCGTGCCCCCCTTCACGCGGGAGACCACCTGGCGCGTGGACGCGGTGGGCACGGAGGTCCGTCAGCTCTTCCAGTACGAGGCGGCCGAGCAGCTGGCTCAGGGCTACCCCACCAAGGTGCACGTCCTGCCGCGGCCCCTGGAGAGCACGGGGGCCGTCATCTACCGCGGCGGGCTCTTCTTccagccccgccgctcccgcgccGTGGCCCGCTACGACCTGCGGGGAGAGGCCGTCACGGCCGAGAGGGAGATCCCTGGCGCCGGCTACCACGGGCAGTACCCCTACTCCTGGGGGGGCTACACCGACATCGACCTGGCGGTGGACGAGACGGGGCTCTGGGTGATCTACAGCACCGAGAAGGCCAGGGGGGCGATTGTCCTTTCCAAGCTGGACCCCGAGACGCTGGAGATCCGGCGGACCTGGGAGACCAACATCCGCAAGCGGGGGGTGGCCAACTCCTTCGTCATCTGTGGCACCCTCTACACCGTCAGCAGCTACTCGGCGCCCAACGCCACCATCAACTTCGCCTACGACACGGCCACCGGCACCAGCCGGGCCCTCAGCATCCCCTTCGAGAACCGCTTCCGCTACCTCAGCATGGTGGACTACAACCCTGCTGAGCGGCAGCTCTTCGCCTGGGACAGCTTCAACATGGTCACCTACCCCATCCGCCTCTCCCGGCTGTG
- the VAMP4 gene encoding vesicle-associated membrane protein 4 isoform X2: MKRKTFFCGGLGIKTFDSFEMISWSRGIERELGLNRRGPSGPRFGPRNDKIRHVQNQVDEVIDVMQENITKVIERGERLDDLQDKSESLSDNATAFSNRAKQLRRQMWWRGCKMKAIMALVAVILLLVIIGRRSNSALCMQNDVFQGSKQPSTAAQTFRAAGSGGFSSHRSWPGAALELFLLLRQNPRGPLSC; this comes from the exons ATGaagaggaagactttttttt GTGGAGGCCTGGGAATCAAAACCTTTGATTCCTTTGAGATGATCTCCTGGAGCCGTGGTATTGAGCGTGAATTAGGACTTAATAG GAGAGGGCCTTCTGGACCAAGATTTGGACCCAGGAATGACAAGATCAGGCA CGTCCAGAACCAAGTGGACGAAGTCATCGACGTTATGCAGGAGAACATCACGAAGGTGATTGAAAGAGGCGAGCGGCTGGATGACCTGCAGGATAAATCAG AAAGTTTATCAGACAACGCAACAGCTTTTAGCAACAGAGCCAAGCAGCTTCGGAGACAGATGTGGTGGCGAGGCTGCAAG ATGAAGGCGATCATGGCGCTGGTGGCGGTCATTCTGCTGCTCGTGATCATCG GCAGAAGAAGTAATTCAGCCCTCTGCATGCAGAATGATGTGTTCCAGGGATCCAAgcagcccagcacagcagcacagacctTCCGTGCCGCTGGGTCCGGAGGGTTTTCCTCCCACCGATCATGGCCGGGGGCAGCTCTCGAACTGTTCTTGTTACTTCGGCAAAACCCTCGCGGCCCGTTGTCCTGCTGA
- the METTL13 gene encoding eEF1A lysine and N-terminal methyltransferase isoform X2 has protein sequence MAAPARRSVVFVTGNAKKLEEVTQILGDSSPYTLVAKKIDLPEYQGEPDEISVQKCREAARQVQGPVIVEDTCLCFNALGGLPGPYIKWFLEKLKPEGLYKLLAGFEDKSAYALCTFAFSTGNPEEPVKLFKGQTHGLIVEPRGPRDFGWDPCFQPDGYNQTYAELPKAVKNSISHRYRALSALSTFFLQSNSTEPRSGPS, from the exons ATGGCGGCGCCGGCGCGGCGGAGTGTGGTGTTCGTGACGGGCAACGCCAAGAAGCTGGAGGag GTCACTCAGATCCTCGGGGACTCCTCTCCCTACACGCTGGTGGCGAAGAAAATTGACC TGCCGGAGTACCAGGGGGAGCCGGACGAGATCTCCGTGCAGAAGTGCCGCGAAGCCGCCCGGCAG GTTCAGGGACCTGTTATAGTAGAGGATACCTGCTTGTGCTTCAATGCCCTGGGGGGGCTTCCAGGACCGTACAT aAAATGGTTCCTGGAAAAACTCAAGCCAGAAG GCCTGTACAAGCTGCTGGCTGGGTTTGAAGACAAATCTGCCTACGCTCTCTGTACCTTTGCATTCAGTACTGGAAACCCAGAGGAGCCAGTGAAGCTGTTCAAAGGCCAGACTCAT GGGCTGATAGTGGAGCCCAGAGGCCCTCGAGATTTTGGCTGGGACCCCTGCTTTCAGCCGGATGGCTACAACCAGAC ctACGCCGAACTGCCCAAGGCGGTGAAGAACTCGATCTCGCACCGTTACAGAGCGCTGAGCGCCCTCTCCACCTTCTTTCTTCAAAGCAACTCGACAGAGCCCCGCTCCGGTCCCAGCTAG
- the VAMP4 gene encoding vesicle-associated membrane protein 4 isoform X4 — protein sequence MPPKFKRHLNDDEVTGSVKSERRNLLEEDSDEEEDFFLRGPSGPRFGPRNDKIRHVQNQVDEVIDVMQENITKVIERGERLDDLQDKSESLSDNATAFSNRAKQLRRQMWWRGCKMKAIMALVAVILLLVIIVPIVLKYRT from the exons ATGCCTCCGAAATTCAAGCGGCACCTGAACGACGACGAGGTGACGGGCTCGGTGAAGAGCGAGCGG aggAACCTGTTGGAGGAAGATTCGGATGaagaggaagactttttttt GAGAGGGCCTTCTGGACCAAGATTTGGACCCAGGAATGACAAGATCAGGCA CGTCCAGAACCAAGTGGACGAAGTCATCGACGTTATGCAGGAGAACATCACGAAGGTGATTGAAAGAGGCGAGCGGCTGGATGACCTGCAGGATAAATCAG AAAGTTTATCAGACAACGCAACAGCTTTTAGCAACAGAGCCAAGCAGCTTCGGAGACAGATGTGGTGGCGAGGCTGCAAG ATGAAGGCGATCATGGCGCTGGTGGCGGTCATTCTGCTGCTCGTGATCATCG TACCCATAGTCCTGAAGTACCGTACCTGA